TCTCGACGATACTGTTCGGCCCGATCTCCGAGCCGCGCCCGATGGCCGTCGTCCCTCGCAGGTGCGTGTTCGGTAGGAGCACAGCGTCCGGCTCAACCTGCACCGTCGAATCGATGTAGACCGACTGGGGGTCCAGCATCCGCACGCCGCTGTCGAGCAACTGCTGACGGATGCGCTGCATGGCGATGCCGTTCACCTGGGCCAACTGGGCCTGGGTGTTGACGCCCAGGATCTCGTCGGCGTCCTCGGGGTGCACGGCGACGACCGGCAGGCCAGTCGCCACCAGTGGCGCAACGAGATCGGTCAGATAGTACTCGCCCTTCGGGCTGCGCGGCAGGCTGCCGACGCCCTCCCAGAGCGGCTCGGAGCGCGCCACCATGATCCCCGCGTTGACTTCCGGGATGGACCACTCGGCATCCGTCGTCGGCACCTCGATGATGCCATCCACCCGCCCCTGGCCGTCCCGGCTGATGCGCCCGTACTTCTCGGAGATGGCGTCGTGCTCGCGGGAGTGACCGCGCACATAGGTCAGCAGCACCAGCGCCGCGTCATCGGCGGCATCGATCATCTGCTGGAGCGTCTCCAGCCGCAGCAGGGCGGTGTCAGCGTAGAGGATCGCGACGACGTCGCAGTGGCCTCGCAGCGTGTCCCGGGCCTGCAGGACGGCGTGGCCCGTGCCGAGCTGCTCCGCCTGAACCACGACCGTCACGCCGGGGCCGGCCGCCGCGACGACGTCCTCGGCCTCATGACCGACCACCAGCACAGTCTCGACGGGCTGAAGCTGGCGGGCCAGCTCCACGACCTGCCGGACCATCGGCCGTCCCGCGACAGGATGCACGAGCTTCGACATTCGGGACCGCATGCGGGTGCCTTTGCCCGCCGCAAGGATCACGACTCCGACCCGCGAGCGCGTGGCGCTCTGCTCGGTCGGACGGGGAGGCTCTGAGTTCTCGGGTTGTTGCATACACCTGTTGGGCGCGCGGCGCGGCGCGGCTGGCCCGATGCCAGCGCGAAGGGCGCCAGATCGGCTGGCGAGTCAGGATTCGAACCTGAAATAGAGGATCCAAAGTC
The nucleotide sequence above comes from Chloroflexota bacterium. Encoded proteins:
- the glmU gene encoding bifunctional UDP-N-acetylglucosamine diphosphorylase/glucosamine-1-phosphate N-acetyltransferase GlmU, with protein sequence MRSRMSKLVHPVAGRPMVRQVVELARQLQPVETVLVVGHEAEDVVAAAGPGVTVVVQAEQLGTGHAVLQARDTLRGHCDVVAILYADTALLRLETLQQMIDAADDAALVLLTYVRGHSREHDAISEKYGRISRDGQGRVDGIIEVPTTDAEWSIPEVNAGIMVARSEPLWEGVGSLPRSPKGEYYLTDLVAPLVATGLPVVAVHPEDADEILGVNTQAQLAQVNGIAMQRIRQQLLDSGVRMLDPQSVYIDSTVQVEPDAVLLPNTHLRGTTAIGRGSEIGPNSIVENSVVGCDSRVTASVLESSWVGNGVTIGPFAHLRPGARIEDEAELGNYAEVKAATIGPRTKVHHFSYIGDASLGADTNVGAGTITCNYDGTAKHRTTVGEGVFIGSDTMLIAPVSLGDGARTGAGSVVNRDVAPGQTVVGVPARPIPRRPRSGQQTPQAAGDQHDASRA